One Aegilops tauschii subsp. strangulata cultivar AL8/78 chromosome 7, Aet v6.0, whole genome shotgun sequence genomic window carries:
- the LOC109742257 gene encoding uncharacterized protein: MACWRKKVVFRARRAWAAVSGRLLRGSKSGSGGILKLHEDVQTCGYQDVQVMFDMLTSELEAAHARNRKQPASPPTAWSSRLSLSSA, translated from the exons ATGGCGTGTTGGCGGAAGAAGGTCGTGTTCCGGGCGCGCCGTGCGTGGGCCGCCGTCTCCGGCCGCCTCCTCCGCGGCAGCAAGTCCG GCAGCGGCGGGATACTGAAGCTCCACGAGGACGTGCAGACCTGCGGGTACCAGGACGTGCAGGTCATGTTCGACATGCTCACCTCTGAGCTGGAGGCGGCGCACGCCCGCAACCGCAAGCAGCCTGCATCACCGCCGACGGCGTGGTCCAGCCGCTTGTCGTTGTCCTCCGCCTGA